The genomic DNA TGATACCGTCAAATTCAGTCTCCAGGTGTATGCCGCCATGCTGCGGGGCATGCGCGTCTTAGGCGAGCGGATGAGCGAAGCTGCCCGGCAGGACTATGCCAATGCCACCGATATGGCCGATTACCTGGTTAAAAAGGGCCTACCGTTCCGCCAGGCTCATGAAGTAGTGGGGAGGTGCGTGCGGTACTGCATCGATGCCGGCAAAGGGTTGACTGACCTGTCGCTGGCCGAATTTAAACAATTTTCGCCGTTGTTTGAAGCCGACATTCTTGACGCCATTCAAATCGAAACATGCGTGTCAGCCCGTAATTCATATGGTGGCACTTCGTCCGCCCAGGTGACACACCAGTTACAAAAAGCTAAAGATGTAATGACGCGACAGCAAGCTGTGCTTGACATGTATACAAAAGGCAATATATAATGGTGGTAATAGATTCCAGACAAACAGTTGGGGAGGCTGTCACCATGAGCAATATTGTCGTACACCGGGTTGACGAGCCTGGCGTGCTGCCGGACGAAACCAAACTTGGCTTTGGTAAGATTTTTGCTGACCATATGTTCGTTATGGACTATGAGACAGGCAAAGGCTGGCATAATCCGCGCATTGAGCCCTATGCCGAGTTTCCGCTTTATCCCGCGGCAATGGTTTACCACTATGGCCAGGCCATTTTCGAGGGGATGAAGGCTTTCCGGACGGTGGATAACCGCATCGTTATTTTCCGTCCCAAAGACTACCTTAATCGCTTCAACCGCTCCGCCGACATTCTCTGCATTCCCAATATTGATGTCGATTTAGTAAACGAAGGGCTTAACAAGCTCATTGAAATTGACAAGCATTGGGTACCGGGTAGCTTAGGCACCGCGCTGTACATTCGCCCCTTTATCGTTGCCACTGACCCTTATGTGGGCGTTAAATCATCTGACACATTCAAATTGTTTATTATCACGTCGCCGGTTGGCGCTTATTATGCCGCCGGGTTTAACCCGGTCAAGATCAAGGTTGAGGACAAATATGTCCGTGCCGTGCCCGGCGGCATCGGCGAAGCCAAGACTCCCGGCAACTACGCCGCTTCCCTCCGCGCCGGCGTCGAAGCCAAAAAGGAAGGCTTCGACCAGGTTTTGTGGCTGGACGGCATCGAGCGCCGCTATGTTGAAGAAGTTGGCACCATGAACATATTCTTCAAAATCCGGGGCGAGCTTATTACGCCGGCCCTTAATGGTAGCATTCTCGCCGGCGTCACCCGCCGAACGGTGCTTGAAATCGCGCAAGAACTGGGTATCCCGGCAGTGGAACGCCGTATTGCCATCGACGAAGTCTTTGAGGCCCATGCCAAAGGCGAACTGGAAGAAGTATTCGGCTCTGGCACGGCCGCGGTTATTTCGCCGGTCGGTCAGCTTACCTGGAAAGGGCAGACCATCATCGTTAACGACAACAAGACCGGCGAAACTTCACAAAAACTGTACGAATATGTTACCGGCCTACAGTACGGCAAAATTGCCGACAAGCATGGTTGGGTGGCAGAGGTCACCAAGCTGTAAGCGGCTGGTTTTCCGCAGTGTCATTATGCTTCAACGAAAATCCTCCCGTTTTACGGGAGGATTTTTCAGTATTCGTTTAATTTTTTTATACCTGGTCGTAATTTATAAAAGGTTTTATCTCATGTGGGGTAGAATAAAACGTAAAGGACTTTTAGGTGAGGTAATTTTTTCATGCTGCTGCAGATCAGGGGCATTCTTTCCACGATTACCCTGCTGGACATCGTGGACATTTTAATTGTCGCATTTGTTTTATATAAACTATATTTTATGATTAAAGACACGCGGGCAGTGGCGCTGCTTAAGGGCCTGGTCGTGCTATTGTTTGCCACGCTGGTCAGCAAGTGGCTGGGCCTTAATGTCATTAACTGGCTGCTGCAAAAGACCTTCTCGGTCTTGCTCGTTGCCCTGCCCATTGTCTTTCAGCCCGAACTCAGGCG from Sporolituus thermophilus DSM 23256 includes the following:
- a CDS encoding branched-chain amino acid aminotransferase, coding for MSNIVVHRVDEPGVLPDETKLGFGKIFADHMFVMDYETGKGWHNPRIEPYAEFPLYPAAMVYHYGQAIFEGMKAFRTVDNRIVIFRPKDYLNRFNRSADILCIPNIDVDLVNEGLNKLIEIDKHWVPGSLGTALYIRPFIVATDPYVGVKSSDTFKLFIITSPVGAYYAAGFNPVKIKVEDKYVRAVPGGIGEAKTPGNYAASLRAGVEAKKEGFDQVLWLDGIERRYVEEVGTMNIFFKIRGELITPALNGSILAGVTRRTVLEIAQELGIPAVERRIAIDEVFEAHAKGELEEVFGSGTAAVISPVGQLTWKGQTIIVNDNKTGETSQKLYEYVTGLQYGKIADKHGWVAEVTKL